The following proteins are co-located in the Ignavibacteria bacterium genome:
- a CDS encoding methyltransferase domain-containing protein, with amino-acid sequence MHNFLPSQFDFNNPDSVSIIDELPLWSAPFGLKLLDAIKIKPGMTVLDIGFGLGFPLIEIAQRLGRTAKLYGIDPWEAAVQRARKKISILGIENIELITGAAENIPLPNSSVDLIVSNNGINNVQDISKVFSECSRIAKPGAQFVAAVNLPETMIEFYSIFMEVLGDFNMTEKIPDIKEHIHKKRLPLQELKDLFAANNFEVAGSEVDSFRYRFVNGTAMFDYPFIRNNFMDSWLAIVPPERVNKVFNEIESRMNLISQKKGEWVLTIPLVTISAIKK; translated from the coding sequence ATGCATAACTTTTTACCCTCTCAGTTTGACTTCAACAACCCCGATTCAGTATCAATTATTGATGAACTCCCTTTGTGGTCGGCTCCATTTGGACTAAAGCTTCTGGACGCAATTAAAATTAAACCCGGTATGACCGTCCTCGATATCGGTTTCGGACTGGGCTTCCCCCTAATAGAAATTGCCCAGAGGTTAGGCAGAACCGCAAAACTGTACGGAATTGATCCCTGGGAAGCTGCCGTGCAGAGGGCCCGAAAGAAAATCAGCATTCTTGGAATAGAAAACATTGAACTCATTACGGGCGCCGCTGAAAATATTCCTCTTCCCAATTCCTCGGTTGATTTAATAGTATCCAACAATGGAATTAACAACGTTCAGGATATAAGTAAAGTCTTCAGCGAATGCTCAAGAATTGCAAAACCGGGCGCGCAGTTTGTGGCAGCGGTAAACCTGCCCGAAACAATGATTGAATTCTACAGCATCTTTATGGAGGTGTTAGGGGACTTCAATATGACCGAAAAAATACCTGATATAAAAGAACACATACACAAAAAACGCCTGCCTCTTCAGGAATTAAAAGACCTTTTTGCAGCTAACAATTTCGAAGTAGCCGGATCAGAGGTCGATTCCTTCAGGTACAGGTTCGTCAACGGTACAGCCATGTTCGATTATCCATTCATACGCAATAACTTTATGGACAGCTGGCTTGCAATTGTACCCCCGGAAAGGGTAAACAAAGTCTTCAATGAAATAGAATCCAGAATGAACCTCATCAGTCAAAAAAAAGGTGAGTGGGTTCTCACAATTCCCCTTGTAACCATCAGCGCAATTAAAAAATAA
- a CDS encoding DUF3857 domain-containing protein, translating into MNLLKSLTVLSLFIPCILFAQEDFTRALPDKALLEKLSKEKFPNSDAIIILKEQSFQETGGEFFYYGVDIPTRNTIFTKVLMVKLLNESAVKRYGSFEYEYLEPFGDEIKNGFAAKVRVMKPDGRVSVMPDDEVKIIVTSRDKNGEPLMRKAMFNVPDLAAGDFLQIEYQAMDVFSSSSAGLFFYNDEDITLISNVYITLPAKEEYEFKNYPAERIGQPKIQQIGQNYGDGETYFWSLRSLNAMPSEVFSLPFSDRSMMTCFYMNNKYIGDHNDWNSITERYFDKILDKGSVGSGEIELLGFKKNEENIDINRIDSLYKAMRKYFALNKKNYVYPRMDDLDKVFEEKKGDATDIAYIMYKILEKWDLKPKAVLIRDRRDGKYENDAPSMIWFDRIAVLVEINGKEKLYDFDRSLPSVPENPWYLNNLSMPVVSDLPCVHKLYSFTDKPENNAASEIHRLKLSGDAVLTDSLELSYTGSLAQRMRYKLYDYNKGRAEEFFKEKIAASVPKPEILLLNNYSDESRILAKASGKSQFKSEVIDSFLTVNTGNIVLSEFRDKLFTSQRFNDIYFDSPYSFNVQYEIQVPEGYRLYSKLSDFNSTSPLGLNFSIKYNTDGGKIVINAREVISTVVHPAKNYNGIMAHLDNSLKELGKDIIFVKNNTSVASKK; encoded by the coding sequence ATGAATTTATTGAAATCCCTTACCGTTCTATCGTTGTTTATTCCATGCATCCTCTTCGCGCAGGAGGATTTTACAAGGGCGCTTCCCGATAAGGCTCTTTTAGAAAAGCTTTCTAAGGAAAAATTTCCAAACTCCGATGCCATTATTATACTCAAAGAGCAGAGCTTCCAGGAAACAGGCGGCGAGTTCTTTTATTACGGCGTGGATATCCCTACCAGAAATACCATTTTTACCAAGGTCCTCATGGTAAAGCTCCTTAATGAGTCCGCGGTTAAAAGATACGGCAGCTTCGAATATGAATACCTGGAACCCTTCGGAGATGAAATTAAAAACGGCTTTGCCGCTAAGGTGAGAGTTATGAAACCCGACGGCCGGGTTTCCGTAATGCCCGATGACGAAGTTAAGATCATTGTTACCTCCCGCGATAAAAACGGCGAACCCCTGATGAGAAAAGCAATGTTCAACGTTCCCGACCTTGCTGCGGGCGACTTTCTGCAGATTGAATACCAGGCGATGGATGTGTTCTCATCCTCCAGCGCAGGGCTTTTCTTCTATAACGATGAGGATATAACACTAATCTCAAATGTTTATATAACCCTCCCGGCCAAAGAGGAATATGAATTTAAGAACTATCCTGCCGAAAGAATAGGCCAGCCGAAAATCCAGCAGATCGGCCAGAACTACGGCGACGGCGAAACTTACTTCTGGAGCCTCAGAAGCCTGAACGCCATGCCCTCAGAAGTGTTTTCACTCCCTTTCTCCGACCGCTCAATGATGACATGCTTCTATATGAATAATAAATATATCGGCGACCACAACGACTGGAACAGTATTACCGAAAGATATTTCGATAAGATTCTCGATAAGGGATCTGTCGGCTCCGGCGAAATTGAACTGCTTGGATTTAAGAAAAATGAGGAAAATATCGATATCAACAGAATCGACAGCCTCTATAAAGCAATGAGAAAATATTTCGCGCTGAATAAGAAAAATTATGTTTATCCCAGAATGGACGACCTTGATAAGGTATTTGAAGAGAAAAAAGGCGATGCTACCGATATCGCTTACATCATGTATAAAATACTTGAAAAGTGGGACCTTAAACCAAAAGCCGTGCTTATACGCGACCGCAGGGACGGCAAATATGAAAACGACGCTCCTAGCATGATATGGTTCGATAGAATTGCAGTACTCGTTGAAATAAATGGAAAGGAAAAGCTATACGACTTCGACCGCTCGCTCCCTTCGGTGCCGGAGAACCCATGGTATCTGAATAACCTCAGCATGCCCGTTGTTTCTGATCTGCCGTGCGTTCATAAATTGTATTCATTTACAGATAAGCCCGAAAATAATGCGGCATCTGAAATTCACAGGCTCAAACTGTCAGGCGATGCCGTTTTGACGGATTCACTCGAGCTTTCATATACCGGCTCACTTGCCCAGCGCATGAGGTATAAACTTTACGACTACAACAAAGGCAGGGCTGAAGAATTTTTCAAAGAAAAAATTGCAGCCTCTGTTCCTAAGCCCGAAATACTTCTTCTTAACAACTATTCAGATGAGAGCAGAATTCTGGCAAAGGCTTCAGGCAAGTCACAGTTCAAAAGCGAAGTTATAGATTCATTCCTTACAGTCAACACAGGAAATATAGTTCTCTCGGAATTCAGGGATAAACTGTTTACCTCGCAGAGGTTTAACGACATCTATTTCGATTCCCCGTACAGCTTTAATGTGCAGTATGAAATACAGGTCCCTGAAGGCTACAGGCTTTATTCAAAGCTTTCAGATTTTAACAGCACTTCACCCCTGGGTCTTAACTTCAGCATAAAGTATAATACTGATGGCGGCAAAATTGTAATAAATGCGCGTGAGGTTATTTCAACTGTGGTTCATCCGGCCAAAAATTATAATGGCATAATGGCTCACCTGGATAACTCACTTAAAGAGCTTGGTAAAGACATAATATTCGTTAAGAACAATACTTCTGTCGCTTCCAAAAAATAA
- a CDS encoding beta-lactamase family protein, translating to MKNPRLQLLVSFFTLLFLPAFSGPISAQNSKTQEIDKLLTEYYNSGKLQGSVLIGDDSGIIYEKGFGYANLELGVPNTPDTKFRIASITKTFTSLLVMQQVEEGRVKLNSKITSYIPDYPSKNGSRITIHNLLSHTSGIGHYDYVPHFFQYYSLMPYKHTDFIKLFWDRPLLSEPGTKYLYSSFNYYVLGVMLEKVTGESYAELVKKRIFDRIGMKNTAVDNQRKLEKNRASGYEKPDAGYQNATYRNMSTALATGDIISTVKDLYLYDRALYTDKLLSYRMRDQMFTPNLGGYGYGWESKKLQLSDGTASRVVSHMGNIFGFLSIITRYLDKHTVIILLCNSDKSDVYGITAALQSIIFSKPQIAKKETPTQ from the coding sequence TTGAAAAATCCACGCTTACAGCTCCTGGTATCTTTTTTTACGCTTTTATTTCTGCCGGCGTTTTCAGGCCCTATATCTGCTCAAAACAGCAAGACTCAGGAAATTGACAAATTACTGACGGAATACTACAATTCCGGGAAACTCCAGGGCTCAGTGCTTATAGGGGATGACTCGGGTATTATCTATGAAAAAGGCTTCGGTTATGCCAATCTTGAGCTTGGTGTTCCGAACACACCGGACACAAAGTTCAGAATAGCATCCATTACAAAAACCTTCACTTCCCTTCTTGTAATGCAGCAGGTTGAGGAAGGAAGGGTTAAGCTGAATTCAAAGATTACGAGCTATATACCGGACTACCCTTCAAAAAACGGGAGCAGAATAACAATTCACAACCTGCTTTCACATACTTCTGGCATCGGGCATTACGATTATGTGCCGCACTTTTTCCAGTATTACAGCCTTATGCCTTATAAGCATACAGATTTTATTAAGCTTTTCTGGGACCGGCCTCTGCTTTCAGAGCCCGGTACAAAATATCTTTACTCAAGTTTCAACTATTATGTGCTTGGCGTGATGCTGGAGAAAGTGACCGGGGAAAGCTACGCGGAACTGGTAAAGAAAAGAATCTTTGACCGAATCGGCATGAAGAATACTGCCGTGGATAACCAGAGAAAACTTGAAAAGAACAGGGCAAGCGGATACGAGAAACCCGACGCAGGATACCAGAACGCCACATACCGCAACATGTCCACCGCACTTGCCACAGGAGACATTATTTCAACGGTGAAGGATCTTTATCTCTATGACAGGGCTTTATATACCGACAAGCTTCTTTCGTACAGGATGCGGGATCAGATGTTTACGCCGAACCTGGGCGGTTACGGTTACGGGTGGGAGAGCAAAAAACTTCAGCTGTCTGACGGGACTGCTTCGCGCGTTGTATCCCATATGGGGAACATATTCGGATTTCTTTCCATTATAACGCGTTACCTGGACAAGCACACTGTGATAATACTACTCTGCAATTCGGATAAGTCGGACGTTTACGGAATTACAGCTGCCCTGCAGAGCATAATTTTCAGCAAGCCGCAGATAGCAAAAAAGGAAACACCGACTCAGTAG